The DNA sequence GGTTTTCTTGTCAGAGCCACCGGCTGATCCGAACTCTGTCTTTGCTGCGATTGTTATCCTCTATGAATCTGGACTCTGCAGATACCGCCCCCGGGCAGGCGGTCTACACGAGAAAAATGCTTTCCATCTACGATATCTGGGTTCTGGGAATTTCCAACTCCCTGATCTGGAAATGTCGCACTAAACAGATTCTGAACTGGATGAATCAGAGCCTGACTGCCAATCACCTCGATGTCGGCGTGGGCACCGGTTATTATCTGGAGCATTGCACCTTTCCGAGCTCTGAAGTCCGCCTGGGACTTCTGGATTTGAATCCCAACAGTCTGGCGGCCGCTGCCAGTCGGAGCGCACGCTACCAGCCGGAAGTCTATCAGGCCGATGTACTGGCTCCCCTGCCTCAGCAGTCACGCCCTTTCGATTCAGTCAGTCTGAATTATCTGCTGCACTGTCTACCCGGCGATCTGACATCAAAAGCAAAGCTGTTCGATCATCTGGGTCCCTGGTTAAACCCGGGCGCCATCTTCTCTGGAGCTACGATTTTGAGCCAGGGAGTCCCGCGTGGCTTTTCGGCCCGGCGTCTGATGAATTTTTATAACCGGAAAAAGATCTTCACAAATACGTCGGACAGTCTGGATGAGTTACAATCCCAACTCGCAAGTCGCTATACTGACGTGGAAGTGAAAGTGACTGGCTGTGTTGCCCTCTTTCGCGCCCGCACACCTTCACCAGATTAACGATCATCGACATGGAAATACGCGCCTTCGCCGAACGGGTTCTCTTGAGTGAGTCTCTGGAAGAGAAACTGCTTCCCGCCCCTGAAGTACTGACTGACGAACATCCAGGAGATCCTTTGCGTATTCAGGAACCAGGACGACCTGCTAACCTGAAGTTCGCTCCCCCGCGAACCGCCCCCGGTATGCCGAAACCCTCTGCTCTGATGGAACAGGACAAGCGGGCCCTGGCACATCACATCATGGCGAATCATGAACTGCAGGCCCTGGAAGTAATGGCCTATATTCTGTGCGCCTTCCCCGATGCCCCGGCAGAGTTTCGCCAGGGAATGTGTAACATCATGGCAGATGAGCAAAGACACACTCGCATGCATAAGGAACGTGCCTCCGTGCTGGGGCTGGAGTTCGGCAGCCTGCCCGTGAATTGCTACATCTGGAAAAAAGCACTGAGTTACGAAAGTCTGCTGGATTATCTCGCCGGTCTGCCACTCACGTTCGAAGGTCGTAACCTGGATCATACCCTGGAATTCGAACAGTATTTTCTCGATGCCGGCGACCAACGGAGTGCCGCGTTGATGAAGGTCGTCTATCGCGATGAGATTCAGCACGTCGCCTTTGGCCTGCACTGGCTGCGACACTTAAAACCCGACCACCTTTCTGACTGGGAGACCTACGAACAACATCTGCACTGGCCGGTACGAGCTGCCCTGTCGGTCGGCGATACCTTCAATCGTGAGGGACGCAAGGAAACGGGAATGACTGACGAATTTATTGAGCAACTCTATCAGGCCGCTCAGACTGATCAGCCACCGAATCAGAAGCCTAAGAAACTGGATTAGACTCACAAAACAGGAAAACCGAGCATGCCGCCACGATGCAAACCAGTCTGGGACAAAGTGATCTTTGTAGACTGGCATGGCGTGCTGTCCTGTGATCCCTTCTGGCTCTCTATCCTCCATAACAGCGACCATCCCCTGCACTCCCAACTGACGGACGCAGCCGAAGTCCTGTTTCAAGACGAGACACTGATCCATGACTGGATGCGGGGAGATGTTTCTGCGGACCAAGTTTTAGACAGATTAGATGTCAAACTGGATGATTCATTTCCCCCTGACTATCTGAGTCGCAAGCTGTTAGAGGACTGTGAGTTGATGCAGGTCAATCAGCGGCTGGTTCAGATTTTGAGTGAGATCCGGCAGCAGGGAATTGGAATCGTTCTGGCGACCGACAATATGGACTGTTTTCAGGAGGCACTTCTAGACGCAAACGCGCAGAGACCGTTAACAACTCAATCCGTGGAAGGGGCAACGGTCTCGTTCCGTCACGCTGCTCAGTTGTTTGATGAGGTGCTCTGTTCCTGCAGCCAACGTGTGCTGAAACGAGAAAACCCAGAACGGTTTTACGGCAGCTGGCTGAGCGCGCACGCGCTTGATTACAGGGACACCTTGCTGCTGGATGACCTCGAGGTGAACTGCAGTGCCTTTCATAGAGCAGGGGGGAATGCAATCCAAATCACCGATCAGTTATCTGATAGCGATTTGTCTTTGTTAAAGACTCAAATTCAAAACTGGAGCCATGAGCATTGCCAGAGCTCACTCAGACAATGCTGAATCAAAGTAGAGACATTTAGATGAAAACAGCAGGCTTTCTATTTCGCCGGCTTCTGATTTCGTTTTTTGCGTTTCTTTTCCAGGCTCGGGTGTTTCGGACCACCGCCCAGGTAGGGATGTTTTTCCAGTTCGTCTCCCTGTCCCAGTTCGCGGGGATCATGAGTGGCAACCAGCTTTTGATGCAGTTCCTTCGCGAGCCTGGCTTTGATCATCTGATACATGGGATCCTGGGCCACGTTCTGTAGCTGGTCGGGATCATTCCGCAGATCGTATAATTCTTCTGCAGGCAACTTGCCGAAGGCCAGTTCATACAGTCGGCGATGTTCCGCATCCTTATCTTTATGGGTAACCATATAGGTCTTGGTCGGGCCATTATCACAATCCCCGTACCAGGTGCCCGGAATGGCTGCTTTGGTGTAGTTGGGTGTACCCACGGGCCAGCGATCAGGCCGGTAATTGTGGATGTAAAGAAAATCGTCCGTCCGAATCGCACGGCAGGGGTAGCCTCCCATGTCAGGTTCTTCCTGTGAGGGAACGTGTCGCTCCTTGCCAAAGAAGATTTCATCGCGGTCAGCTACGATGCGTCCCGAGCCGGGCGCATCCAGAACAGGCATCAGACTCTTGCCGGTGACGTCCTGGGGAATTTCGACACCGGCGGCTTCGTAGAATGTGGGGGCGAGGTCAATCAGACTGACGAAGTCTGTCACACTCCGATTGGGCTGAATGTGAGAAGGCCAGCGCGCCGCCAGGGGAACGCGGGTACCGGTATCATACAGGCAGCTCTTGCCCCGGGGAAAAGGCATACCGTGGTCGCCGGTCATGAAGATGATAGTATTGTCCAGTTCGCCTTTTTCTTCCAGCAGTTTCAGGGCGTCTCCCACGAGCTGGTCGAATCGCTGGACTTCAAAGTAATAGTCGGCGACGTCGCTACGGACTTCCTGTGCGTCAGGGAAGCAGGCGGGCAGTTTGATTTTGCTCAAATCCATGCCACTTTCTACACCCGATCCTGGGGCGTACGGGCGGTGGGGATCGCTGCTGCCTAACCAGAAACAGAAGGGCTCATCGCCGTCCCGCTGGTTGAGGAAGTCCTGAAAGTTTTTGAATCGTTTTCCAGCCAGTTCGCGAGAGCGGGTTTCGGTACGCCCCGGTCCCCAGGCTTTACCCGTGTGTCCTACAGTGTAACCGTGTGATTTCAGTATCTCCGGATAGGTCGTGAGACGATCCGGAAAGATACAGTGCAGGTTCGCTCCCGCATCGAGTTGCCAGTGATATTTACCGGTCAGAATGGCACCACGGGAAGGCGTGCAGGAAGGGGACGAGACATAAGCATTCTGAAACAGAACCCCTTCGCGGGCGAGCCGGTCGAAGGTTGGAGTTTTAACCACGGGGTCGCCATAAGCGCCGGCATGAGGCCAGCCCCAGTCGTCGGCAATCGCAAACAGAATATTAGGGCGTTTTGATTTTTCTGCAGACTGAGCTGCGGAAGTAGGAATCAGATTAGATGCCAGCGTCAGACAGAACAGCAGACGCAGCCAGATAGAACCATTAAACATAGCGCACCTTTAACGGTAAGGAATTCAGAAAACGTTTCTGAGTTCCACTTTACTTACGGTTCTGGAGGTAAGCAAGTAAATCCCGGATTTCCTGTGGGGTCAGGCGCTGTTCGAGGCCCTTGGGCATGATGGATGTTGGTGATTCCTTCATGACTTCGATTTCATCGCGGGCGATGCGCACTTCCGAGAGGTCAGCAGTGCGCAGGTAAACGGTGTCCGTCGATTCGCGGCTGATGACGCCGGTATAAATTCGACCGGAATCCGTGACGACCAGGTAAGAACGATACCCGCGGGCAAAGCTGGCGCTGGGGAGCGCGATTGCTTCCAGCAGGTCAGTCCCGGTACGGATGGCACCGATACGCGTCAGGTCGGGGCCAACTTTCCCCCCCTGATCCTCGACAGCATGACAGCCGGAGCAGGCCGCTTTCTTGCCAAAGAAGATTTTTCGGCCTTCCTCGATCTGTCCCTGAGTCAACAGCGGCTTCAGTGATTCCAGATGTGCTTTCTGCTGAGCGAGGTCGACCCCCAGTTTTTTCAGCAGGGGATCTGCTGCTTTCTGGACCGGTTCCGGATACTTCTTGAGCAGACTGGCCAACTCATCTGCAGAGAGGTTCGTGGCCGCAGATGAAGCATTCAATGCTTTGATCAGTGCCAGCCCAACCGGTTCAGCGTTATTTTTGGTGTAGGCTCTTAACAGCACGGGCAAGGCAAGAGGACCGGGGGCATCGAGCTGTTTTGATAATTGAATCAGTTGACCTTCAGATAATGGCAGACCGGCCAGGGCCCGGGCTGCCGCCAGTCGATCCAGAGGCGGATATTCTTCGCTCATGCGTGCAATCAGAAAATCGAAGGGTTCAGCCTCGACAGATTTCAATTGAGAACCGGTTGCCGACAATGCTTCAATTCTGAGTGTGGCTGGCTGCTGAGTGTCGAGTGCCAGTGATGTTAGCAAACCACTTAACTCTGGCAGATCATTAGTTTGTGCAATCCGAATCACCAGGATCTGCAGTTCTGAGTCTTGGGATTTCAGCGTCGATTCCAATGCCTGTCGCCAGGCTACGGGGAACTCTTTCAACGCGGATCGTTGAATTACTTCCAGCAGGATACTCTTTGCGGAATGTGAGGTGTTTGGATTCGTTAATGCCTGGGCAATCAAAGTCTGGACTTCCGGGTCAGCGGCTTGTGCGATCAGGAAGCCTCGCAGGACGGCGGCCCGTTCTGCACTCAGGGACTCTTCACTCAGCCAGGTTTTCAGCAGGCTCAGTGTTTCACCGGCCCAGCCTTCATGTTCGCCAATAATGGTCAACGCTTCTTTCTGCAGCGACGGATCGTCGGTGTCGAGCAGGGGGGTAACCAGTTCGCGTGTCAGGTTGCCTGAGTTCATCTGGTCCAGGGTGATCAAGGCCGCGCGACGAACAGCCGGGCTTGAGTCACTCAGGCCCGCCAAAATCAGATTACGTTGATCAATGCGGATCAGTGCGTAAATCAGGGCGTGTTCCAGCGTACGATCAGGAGCCCCTTTGATCGCCTGGAAAAGCGACTCGACAACGGTTTTCAGTTCTGCGTTGGAGATCGTATCGCCCCGTTGTCCCGCTTCACAGATGCGTCCCAGGGCGGTAGCCGCATTTCGTTGAATTGCCGGATTCTCAGATTTCAGGAGCTGAGTCAACTGGGAAACGGAACTCACATCCCGCAGTGTGCCGAGACTCTTGGCCGCCGTCATCTGCACGGAAGCCGAGGAATTCAGACCGTGCTGAATCGCGGTTCGTGCTTTATCGGTGCCAATGCGTGTCAGTGTCCAGACTGCGTTGCGTTTACTGGTATCGTTGTAGAAAGAGCCTGCGGGAGCGGCGACAACTTTGGACAACATTGGAACGGCATGATCGCCGGCTTTGGCCAGTTCATCGATGGCCTTTCGTTGCACGAATGGACGTGAGTCATTCAGGAGTTGAATTTTTCGTTCGGGAGAAAAGGAGTTCCAGTCGAGCGCCAGTCCGTAGGGATCCTGTACCGGCGGAGTACCCGATTTTCGAATGCGGTAGATGGCGCCATGGATATCTGGTTTCGAGATCTGCGACTGCGGACAGCCGATGCGGAACCAGCCCCCGGTATTAATCACCAGCAGACTGCCATCCGCGTCTTCGATGACATCGGTGGGATGGAAATCGGGGTCATCAGAGACGAGAAAGTCTTCCTCTTTCGTTTCAAAGCTGGCACCATTGCGTACCAGTTGCGTACGAATCACTTTATGAGTGTTGAAGATGGACGTGAAGATGTTTCCCTGGTAATCAGGGCCGAACTGAGGCGAACGATAACGCAGCATCCCCGAAACTGCGACATGTCCAAAGCGGGTGATCGGGCCCAAGAGGTCCCCCGTGCGTTTGAACTCAGCCACACAGTCTTCAAAGTGCGGATATACGCCCCCTTCCAGCCAGTGAACCAGACAGTCGACACGCGGACGTGTGAGTAGAATATTGACAGAACCGATCATTTCCCCTTCCGGTGTGAAGTCAATTTCCACCGGGTTATCCATACCACCGCCGCAGTGGACTTCAATATCAGAGCCATCAGGATTGCAGGAGAAGATTCGGGCAGCCAGTCCTTTGCTGGTGACTTTTCCCGACTTGTCTTTGAATTCGTGACCATGGCGGCCATCACACCAGTAGAGTCGTCCTTCCGGTCCGCGAAAGCAGCCATGAATACTGGCGGCGTTTCCGGAGAAGCCAAACGAATCGACGATGATCTTGCGCTCATCGGCAACGCCATCGTCGTCATGGTCGGTGAGTTTCCAGATATTAGGCGGGCTGGCGACATACAGTGATCCATCATGCCAGAGCGCACCCATGGGCAGCGTCAGCTTATCAGCAAAGACGGTGCTCTTGTCAAAACGTCCGTCGCCGTCCAGGTCTTCCAGCATGCGGATCATGCTTTTAGGTTCTTTGATCAACTGAGGAGCCCGCGTATTTTCACCGGAACTCTCAGCAATGAACAGTCGACCGCGATCGTCGAAGCCCGCCATCATCGGATATTTGGTGAGTTCACTGTTGGTGACGCGCTCGATTGTGAAGCCTGCGGGCACGCGAGGCATTTCTTCGGCGTGAGTGACTGCATTGAGGGACAACACAATCAGAGACAGACAACTTAGAACGGAAATGCGAGTCAGTTGAATGGTCACGGCTGGCACCTTAGTAGAGGCAGGAATGAAACGGTCGCACTCTGTTATTTAAGACATCAGAGTAAGAAGAATTGATATTGTAAACAAAGTAAAGAATGTTCACAAACAGGAAATCCAAGTTTTCCTGATTTCTCCGTTTGTGAGAACGCGTGATTTTTTGAGTCCGCATTGCAACATTTCTCATGTCCCCTTTGGATCAGAAGTTCGTACGCGAAAAAAATAAAAAATAGTGATCTTTTCTGAGCGAAAATCGGCGGGAAAGTTCGCCGGAAATCGTCAATCGTCGGCAGACAGCGGGATCTGACGTTTCCCTGTTATGAGCCCTCCTCTGAAAAAATTAGATCGCTTTTTTACCGCTATAATTCCTCACGTAACGCACATCCAATCACCTCAAAACGGGAGACAGACACATGGAATCAGCAGGAGTAATTGCACGTCAGAAACTGACTGAGAAACAGCACGCGATCTATTCCTTCATTAAACAGGAAATCACCGAACATCGACTCTCACCCACTGTGCGCGAAATTGCGGATCGCTTCGGTATTCGCTCCTCCAATGGCGTGATGTGTCACCTGCGTGCCTTGGAACGGAAGGGCTGGATCAAACGGGATTACTACCTCTCTCGCGGCATCACGCTGGTGGCAGAACCCGTCACGCAGTTTCTCACACTGACGCCCGGTGAAGCAGGGTGCCTGGGTGATGTCTATGTGGGTTGTGTGGGAGTCGAAGATCGCAGTGTGACTCTCGAGTTCATCGCTCCCGACACGATGGGAGAGGTTCAGAAAGATCTCTGAGGCATACGGTCAGTCAACTAAGTCAACGTGAATGAATAAAACAGGACTTGAGACCTTTGATTATGGATAAGGCAGGAATGAAACACGAAACGGATAAGAATGATCATGCTTTCCCACTTCATTGCATTGATGAACAGAGGGCGGCAGTAACAGGTCAGGATCATGCTTCTATGTCGCAGGTAGATTTTCCCACTCAACTGCAACAGAGTTTCGCAAACCTGGTTCTGATTGAGGATGAGTACGATGGTCTGTCGTCTATCGAGGCGACCACCGATGTGCAGCATTGCCGTGATTTACTGAATGATCAGGAGCGGCAGATCAATCAACTTATGCGAAAGCTGAATCAGGAAAAGTCTCGGCTCAAGCGTCTGCAGGGGGATCTGGAGGAGGCCGAGGTCTGTCTGTCGATGGCACAGTCCTATGAAGCAGCATTGGCTGGCTGGAGAGAATCACTCAATGCGTTTGATGCACTCCAACGCGAGTCTCTGAATCAGCAGCACAGTTTCTCACTGGCCGAGCAAGCCTGGGAAGACCTGCAGCATGTCGAGCAGCAGGCTCTGAGGGAACTCGAATCCGCGACGACCTATGAAACGATTCATACTCCTTACGGTTCAACGACGGTTCCCAGGCAGGAAGGCATGCTGCCTGATGAAATCTCAATCGAACTGCTGGGCGATTATCTACCTGTCTCAATCGAGACAGACGGTGCCCGTCTTTCTCTGGAACAGTGCGCTGACGGGACGGCGACTTACACGGTGCACTGCTCCTGATTGAATCACGATGCTGATCACGGCTGCTCATTTTCAATAACCTCTTTCTGCAGGGAGAATACGTTTATGAATCAATACCAGAGCCAACCAGACTATGTTTCGAACACATATCGTACCATCAGCGGACAACTGGCTGAGTGGGGCATCGAGTTCAGCCCCGATCGCGTTGCTGATCTGACCCCGGAGCAACGAAGTCATCTACAAGCCTGGATCAACACTGGTGTCGACGCCGACGAGGATTGTCAGGCTGAGTTCGCTTCGTTGCCCGATTTCATGGAAAGCGAATTGCTGGAAATGAGGGGAATCCTGGCTTCAGTACCACGGGAAACGATTATCGAGCAGGGCATCATTGCCTGCGAGTCGCAGACCCCGATTGTGGAGAACCCTTATCTGTTTGATACCACGGGTTGGCATCTCTGGCGTCAGGCTTATTGTCGCTGGCACCATGGTGAGTCTCTGGATTTCTCAGATGAAGCGTTGCCATCCGTTACTGATCAAGGGCAATCCAAAAGTGAAATTGATGTAGAGAGCTTGATTCGATTGGCACCAGAACTGGTCAAGGTGGAACGTTCATTAAGTCAATTGCGCCGCAAAGTCAGACAGGCCAAATCGCTACGCAAGCAGTTGCTCACACAGTTGTCGCATTCACTTGAAACGATCTCTCAAGAAGTGGATCTTGAGCAAATGCAGCTTTCATCCGCTGTTTCAGATCGCGAGCAGACAAGATCCGTCCCGAAGCCTGTCAGGGGCTGGACTGAGGGTGAGACAGAGGTCGTCCGTATTCCTGTGACCGGACCAGAGACGAATCGGATCGAAATCCTGTTGACGCAGAATTCAGCGGGGGACTGGCGTTCTGGTTCTCGCTGGTCAGTTGAAACCGATGCTCGAATCGGAAAGCGTTTGAGTGGTGGTGTGTCCCTCGATCAAAGTTCGCAGTCTTTCCCCTCACAAACAGCAGCTCTTCTCAATGCAGTACTGGTTCTTAGTCGTGGTCTGATCGGAAATGCCGAGATCGAGGGGCAGGTAGTCGACTATCTGAATCTGCTGGAAGAGTCACCCGGACAGATCGCAGTTTGCGGAAAATGTGGAAACCACTGGTTGCAAGACGACCTGGATGCACAGGAGATCTGTCCGGATTGCCAGCCAGTGATTGATTCAGCACAGAACTGAGACTGCTATAGAAATTCTGTGAGCCCTTTGATTTGTCTTGCGATGCGTGATCGATCTTGCGATAGTTTAAGTAAGTTAATTAAACGCATTTCCAGCAGGATGGCCATATTCTTCAGAGGGGGAAGCCTACAGTGCAAGATAAATCCAGCCAAACAGACAAGACACATTCTACCATGAACCGCAGACGATTCCTGGCAACCTCTGCGTCTGCGGCTGCCGCCATCGGTTTTGGTGCCCCTGCCATCGTTCGTGGGACCAATTTGAATGAAAAACTGAATATCGCCATCATTGGATCCGGGGGCAGGGGGGGCAGCAATCTGCGCAATGTATCCTCTGAAAACATTACCGTGCTGTGTGATGTCAATGAACAGAATCTGTTTCGAGCCTCACAGAGCCACCCCAAGGCGAAGAAGTTCAAAGATTTTCGGGAAGTCTACGATCATCCCGATCAGTTTGACGCAGTCGTGGTCAGCACGTGCGAGCATACCCATGCTTTCGCAACGCTGCCGGCCCTGCAGATGAAAAAACATGTCTATTGTGAGAAGCCATTGACACACAGTGTCTGGGAAGCGCGCGTGATCCGGGATGCGGCGCGTGAAGCAGGTGTGGCGACACAAATGGGTACTCAGATTCATGCCGGTGAGAACTATCGGCGTGTGGTCGAGTTAATTGAGACCGGAGCCATTGGTCCTGTTCAGGAAGCGCATGTCTGGGTTTCCCGAGCCTGGGGCTGGCATCCGTCAGAAGAAGCTGCCCGGGCTGCGAAAGATCTCGTCTATTCCGAAAAACGTCCCAGTCACAGCGATGAGATTCCGAAGGGGTTGGACTGGGATCTCTGGTTGGGCCCCGCTCCGGAGCGGCCGTTCAACAATATCTATTTCCCCGGTCCCAAATGGTATCGCTGGTGGGATTTTGGGAACGGGACCATGTCCGACCTGGGCAGCCACTGGATCGATCTACCCTTCTGGGCTTTGAAACTCGATTACCCGTTGACCATTGAAGCCGCTGGTCCACCCATCCAGAAAGAGATCGCACCTGCATCTATGCAGGCGGTTTACGAGTATGGGCAGCGTGGAGATCTGCCACCCGTCACCGTAGGCTGGTACCAGGGAACCAATAAGCCCAAACTCTGGGAAGAGGGGAAAATTCCCCAATGGGGAAACGGGGTTCTCTTTGTTGGCGAAAAAGGGATGTTGCTGTCTGACTACAGCAAACACGTTCTGCTGCCAGAGAATGAGTATGCCGACTTTAAACCGCCCGAACCCTACATCCCCAAGTCACTGGGTCATCATGCTGAGTGGATTCATGCCTGTAAAACCGGCGCCCCCACAACCTGCAATTTCGAATATGCAGGTCTGCTGACCGAGGCAAATCATCTGGGGAATGTCGCTTACCGCACGGGGAAAAAGCTGCATTGGGATACACAGACCATGCGTGCCACGAACGCTCCGGAATCAGATCAGTACATCCGTCGCGAATATCGCAAGGGGTGGAAGCTGATTTAGGTCTCATTATGAAACAACCAGTAACAATGCTCGATCAGGAGATCTTCTGGATCGAGCATTTTTTTTCGGCAACAGAGTGCCAGGACTATATCAATTATAGTGAATACCTCGGCTATGAAACCGCAGACGTTGATGTCTATGGTGTCAGAAAGCAGATGGATCAGATTCGTACCAATGAGCGGGCGGATATCGAATCCCAGAAGACTGCTGACGATCTGTGGGAAAAACTCCAGCAGTACACATTACCAGAATCAGACCTGGGAACTGCCGTGGGTTTGAGTCCTTTCATTCGTTTCTACAGATACAGCGGGCCTCAAAAATTTAACATGCATAAGGACGGCACAAAGCAGCTTCCGGGATGTGAATCCCATTTTACTTTTCTGATCTATCTCAATACGGTTGAGCAGGGAGGAGAAACGGTATTTCGAAAAAATGATATTCGTGCCAAACCACAGGCAGGTTGCGGTTTATTATTTGCCACAAGTT is a window from the Gimesia benthica genome containing:
- a CDS encoding sulfatase family protein, with product MFNGSIWLRLLFCLTLASNLIPTSAAQSAEKSKRPNILFAIADDWGWPHAGAYGDPVVKTPTFDRLAREGVLFQNAYVSSPSCTPSRGAILTGKYHWQLDAGANLHCIFPDRLTTYPEILKSHGYTVGHTGKAWGPGRTETRSRELAGKRFKNFQDFLNQRDGDEPFCFWLGSSDPHRPYAPGSGVESGMDLSKIKLPACFPDAQEVRSDVADYYFEVQRFDQLVGDALKLLEEKGELDNTIIFMTGDHGMPFPRGKSCLYDTGTRVPLAARWPSHIQPNRSVTDFVSLIDLAPTFYEAAGVEIPQDVTGKSLMPVLDAPGSGRIVADRDEIFFGKERHVPSQEEPDMGGYPCRAIRTDDFLYIHNYRPDRWPVGTPNYTKAAIPGTWYGDCDNGPTKTYMVTHKDKDAEHRRLYELAFGKLPAEELYDLRNDPDQLQNVAQDPMYQMIKARLAKELHQKLVATHDPRELGQGDELEKHPYLGGGPKHPSLEKKRKKRNQKPAK
- a CDS encoding ferritin-like domain-containing protein, which translates into the protein MEIRAFAERVLLSESLEEKLLPAPEVLTDEHPGDPLRIQEPGRPANLKFAPPRTAPGMPKPSALMEQDKRALAHHIMANHELQALEVMAYILCAFPDAPAEFRQGMCNIMADEQRHTRMHKERASVLGLEFGSLPVNCYIWKKALSYESLLDYLAGLPLTFEGRNLDHTLEFEQYFLDAGDQRSAALMKVVYRDEIQHVAFGLHWLRHLKPDHLSDWETYEQHLHWPVRAALSVGDTFNREGRKETGMTDEFIEQLYQAAQTDQPPNQKPKKLD
- a CDS encoding Gfo/Idh/MocA family protein; protein product: MNRRRFLATSASAAAAIGFGAPAIVRGTNLNEKLNIAIIGSGGRGGSNLRNVSSENITVLCDVNEQNLFRASQSHPKAKKFKDFREVYDHPDQFDAVVVSTCEHTHAFATLPALQMKKHVYCEKPLTHSVWEARVIRDAAREAGVATQMGTQIHAGENYRRVVELIETGAIGPVQEAHVWVSRAWGWHPSEEAARAAKDLVYSEKRPSHSDEIPKGLDWDLWLGPAPERPFNNIYFPGPKWYRWWDFGNGTMSDLGSHWIDLPFWALKLDYPLTIEAAGPPIQKEIAPASMQAVYEYGQRGDLPPVTVGWYQGTNKPKLWEEGKIPQWGNGVLFVGEKGMLLSDYSKHVLLPENEYADFKPPEPYIPKSLGHHAEWIHACKTGAPTTCNFEYAGLLTEANHLGNVAYRTGKKLHWDTQTMRATNAPESDQYIRREYRKGWKLI
- a CDS encoding PVC-type heme-binding CxxCH protein, with protein sequence MTIQLTRISVLSCLSLIVLSLNAVTHAEEMPRVPAGFTIERVTNSELTKYPMMAGFDDRGRLFIAESSGENTRAPQLIKEPKSMIRMLEDLDGDGRFDKSTVFADKLTLPMGALWHDGSLYVASPPNIWKLTDHDDDGVADERKIIVDSFGFSGNAASIHGCFRGPEGRLYWCDGRHGHEFKDKSGKVTSKGLAARIFSCNPDGSDIEVHCGGGMDNPVEIDFTPEGEMIGSVNILLTRPRVDCLVHWLEGGVYPHFEDCVAEFKRTGDLLGPITRFGHVAVSGMLRYRSPQFGPDYQGNIFTSIFNTHKVIRTQLVRNGASFETKEEDFLVSDDPDFHPTDVIEDADGSLLVINTGGWFRIGCPQSQISKPDIHGAIYRIRKSGTPPVQDPYGLALDWNSFSPERKIQLLNDSRPFVQRKAIDELAKAGDHAVPMLSKVVAAPAGSFYNDTSKRNAVWTLTRIGTDKARTAIQHGLNSSASVQMTAAKSLGTLRDVSSVSQLTQLLKSENPAIQRNAATALGRICEAGQRGDTISNAELKTVVESLFQAIKGAPDRTLEHALIYALIRIDQRNLILAGLSDSSPAVRRAALITLDQMNSGNLTRELVTPLLDTDDPSLQKEALTIIGEHEGWAGETLSLLKTWLSEESLSAERAAVLRGFLIAQAADPEVQTLIAQALTNPNTSHSAKSILLEVIQRSALKEFPVAWRQALESTLKSQDSELQILVIRIAQTNDLPELSGLLTSLALDTQQPATLRIEALSATGSQLKSVEAEPFDFLIARMSEEYPPLDRLAAARALAGLPLSEGQLIQLSKQLDAPGPLALPVLLRAYTKNNAEPVGLALIKALNASSAATNLSADELASLLKKYPEPVQKAADPLLKKLGVDLAQQKAHLESLKPLLTQGQIEEGRKIFFGKKAACSGCHAVEDQGGKVGPDLTRIGAIRTGTDLLEAIALPSASFARGYRSYLVVTDSGRIYTGVISRESTDTVYLRTADLSEVRIARDEIEVMKESPTSIMPKGLEQRLTPQEIRDLLAYLQNRK
- a CDS encoding HAD family hydrolase, with the translated sequence MPPRCKPVWDKVIFVDWHGVLSCDPFWLSILHNSDHPLHSQLTDAAEVLFQDETLIHDWMRGDVSADQVLDRLDVKLDDSFPPDYLSRKLLEDCELMQVNQRLVQILSEIRQQGIGIVLATDNMDCFQEALLDANAQRPLTTQSVEGATVSFRHAAQLFDEVLCSCSQRVLKRENPERFYGSWLSAHALDYRDTLLLDDLEVNCSAFHRAGGNAIQITDQLSDSDLSLLKTQIQNWSHEHCQSSLRQC
- a CDS encoding 2OG-Fe(II) oxygenase — translated: MKQPVTMLDQEIFWIEHFFSATECQDYINYSEYLGYETADVDVYGVRKQMDQIRTNERADIESQKTADDLWEKLQQYTLPESDLGTAVGLSPFIRFYRYSGPQKFNMHKDGTKQLPGCESHFTFLIYLNTVEQGGETVFRKNDIRAKPQAGCGLLFATSCGTPGHQWLEKKPSTS
- a CDS encoding LexA family protein, with product MESAGVIARQKLTEKQHAIYSFIKQEITEHRLSPTVREIADRFGIRSSNGVMCHLRALERKGWIKRDYYLSRGITLVAEPVTQFLTLTPGEAGCLGDVYVGCVGVEDRSVTLEFIAPDTMGEVQKDL
- a CDS encoding class I SAM-dependent methyltransferase, whose amino-acid sequence is MNLDSADTAPGQAVYTRKMLSIYDIWVLGISNSLIWKCRTKQILNWMNQSLTANHLDVGVGTGYYLEHCTFPSSEVRLGLLDLNPNSLAAAASRSARYQPEVYQADVLAPLPQQSRPFDSVSLNYLLHCLPGDLTSKAKLFDHLGPWLNPGAIFSGATILSQGVPRGFSARRLMNFYNRKKIFTNTSDSLDELQSQLASRYTDVEVKVTGCVALFRARTPSPD